The stretch of DNA GCCGCGCGCTCGATCGAAGCCTTGAAGGATTCGAGCTCCGCGCGGCCCATCGCGTGGAGCACGTGCTCCCTGGCTTCCAGCCCCGGGGCGGGGCGTCCGATTCCCACCCGCACGCGCACGAACTCCGGCGTTCCCAGCACGGCGGCGATCGAGCGCACGCCTCGATTGCCGGCGTCGCCGCCGCCGCGCTTGAGCCGGATCTGCCGCGGTTCGAGATCGATATCGTCGTGGACGACGATCAGCCGCTCGGCCGGAATCTTGTAGTAGCCGAGGACCGACGCGACGCATTCGCCGCTCAGGTTGTAGTAGGTCTGCGGCTTCACCAGGATCGCGCTGTCGGCGCCGATCCTGGCCTCGCCGCAAATTCCTTTGAACTTGCGCCGGTCGAGCCTGGCTTTGGATTTCTCGGCCAGCCGATCGATTACGCTGAAACCGATGTTGTGGCCGGAGCGCTGGTACTGCTCGCCCGGATTGCCGATGCCCGCGACGACCCATCTCATCTCGCTCTTCGTCTCGGGCTTTTCGGACTGGCTCTCGGAGCCGGCGCGCGCGGAACGAAAACGCGAGAACATCTGTCCGAGCCGGCTCATCGCCGATGCCACCTCCCGCGCGCGGCGCGACCGCGCGATCAACTCCGCACGCGGCCGTTGCGCGGCGCCGCCGTCAGGGCCGCGGCGAGCGGCGCGAGCGCCTTGAACAGCGCGGCCATCTCGGCCGGCGTGCCGATCGAAATCCGCAGCGCGTCGGGCCATGCGCGAAAGAAGCGCACCAGCACGCCGCGTTTGCGCAATCCTGCGGCTACCGGACCGAGGTCGCGCCCCGGCATCCGCGCCAGCACGAAATTGGCCGAGGACTGCGGCACCGTGAATT from Candidatus Binataceae bacterium encodes:
- the pth gene encoding aminoacyl-tRNA hydrolase encodes the protein MSRLGQMFSRFRSARAGSESQSEKPETKSEMRWVVAGIGNPGEQYQRSGHNIGFSVIDRLAEKSKARLDRRKFKGICGEARIGADSAILVKPQTYYNLSGECVASVLGYYKIPAERLIVVHDDIDLEPRQIRLKRGGGDAGNRGVRSIAAVLGTPEFVRVRVGIGRPAPGLEAREHVLHAMGRAELESFKASIERAATAVEAVIASGLERAMNQYNQRA